The genome window TGGAATGGATAAGTTCCACATGGGAGCATAAATAATATATTTGTCATAAAGTTTAAATTTATTAGCATATTCATACATTTTTCCCTGAGATTTGCTACAATCAATTATATTTTCACAATCTAAAAAAGATATTTCTTTATCATATAAATTTAAAATATCAATTTTATCATTTATGTTTAATTTTAGATATTCCTTAATAAAATGATGTGTCATTTGTCGACCATAGGATTCTTCTTCTTTTTTAGGAGTAGCAATTATACATAAAATTTTTTTCATATTTACCTCCTTTAATTTAATTATTTATTCTTTTGAAATATAAAGTTCCTTTAAAATTGAAAAGGAATTTTATTTTATTTATATATAAATGTAAATAATGGGAATTGTTAAGGAGATGATAGAAATGAAAAATGATATAAATTATGATTTACCTTTTTTTGGAGAAACTATAGAAGTTGATGTTCCAAAAGAATTTTTATTTACATACTTTGAAGATATTTCTAAGCACAATAAATGGATAGAAGGATTAATTTCTGAAAAGAAAATAGATGATAAACATTTTGAAGAAACTATTAAGTTAATTGGTATAGAAGAAATATATTATGGAGAGGTAATAAAGTATGTTAAAGATTCGCAAATACAAATGACAATAAAAAGTAAACATTTTGCTTTTAAATTTGATTATATATTTG of Cetobacterium ceti contains these proteins:
- a CDS encoding SRPBCC family protein, producing the protein MKNDINYDLPFFGETIEVDVPKEFLFTYFEDISKHNKWIEGLISEKKIDDKHFEETIKLIGIEEIYYGEVIKYVKDSQIQMTIKSKHFAFKFDYIFEDIGPEKTRLHVSAWLLEKNIVEKLFILIDKYILNRQLKRLKEVAEIEFITKK